In Argonema galeatum A003/A1, a single genomic region encodes these proteins:
- a CDS encoding response regulator → MRTVLIVEDDPINLRVFSKILTKRGGLAVKGTEDVEEVMQIAQSGKADIILMDVSLQHSVYQGKAVDGIKIAQMLKSDPQTANLPIILVTAHAMEGDRENFLKQSGADGYISKPVVDHQQFVDQIMALLPKD, encoded by the coding sequence ATGAGAACCGTTCTGATTGTGGAAGACGACCCGATTAATTTGCGCGTTTTCTCGAAAATTCTGACCAAGCGAGGCGGTTTGGCGGTCAAGGGAACTGAAGATGTGGAAGAGGTGATGCAAATTGCCCAGTCTGGTAAAGCAGACATTATTTTGATGGATGTTTCCCTGCAACACAGCGTCTACCAGGGTAAGGCGGTAGACGGCATCAAGATCGCGCAGATGCTCAAGTCTGACCCCCAAACTGCCAATCTTCCCATTATCCTGGTCACGGCTCACGCGATGGAGGGCGATCGCGAAAACTTTCTCAAGCAAAGTGGTGCCGATGGCTACATTTCTAAGCCAGTGGTCGATCACCAACAGTTCGTGGATCAGATTATGGCACTGCTGCCAAAAGATTAA
- a CDS encoding RNA-guided endonuclease InsQ/TnpB family protein has translation MFVYEFKCLGTTRQYQAVDEAIRTSQFIRNKCLRYWMDNRMVNGYDLNKYTARLAKEFPFADQLNSTARQASAERCWSGITRFFENCKNKIAGKKGFPRFKKHQRSVEYNKSGWSLSEDKKFITFTDKNKIGKLKFVGTRDLHFYQKTEIQRVRLIKRADGYYCQFVISSNLATEEDQPTGKCIGIDMGLAHFYTDSNGEKAENPRHLRKSEKRLKYLQCRVYKKVKGSKNKKKAINQLGRKHLKVSRQRKDFAVKLARCVMKSNDFVAYEDLKIKNMVKNHSLAKSISDVSWGIFKEWLQYYALKFGKVVVAVSPHYTSQECSNCGAIVKKTLSVRTHICKCGCILDRDENAAINILMKALKLMGYITNTVGHTEINAWGEKTLYLDLETVLKQGRSMNQESHRL, from the coding sequence ATGTTTGTTTACGAGTTTAAATGTCTGGGGACTACTAGGCAATATCAAGCAGTAGATGAAGCTATCCGCACCTCTCAATTCATCCGAAATAAGTGTTTAAGATACTGGATGGATAATCGTATGGTGAATGGATACGACTTAAATAAGTATACTGCGAGGTTGGCCAAAGAATTCCCTTTTGCAGATCAACTCAACTCGACAGCTAGACAAGCTTCTGCGGAGCGGTGTTGGTCAGGAATTACTAGATTCTTTGAGAACTGCAAAAATAAAATAGCAGGAAAAAAAGGATTCCCCAGATTCAAGAAACATCAACGTTCTGTAGAATACAATAAGTCTGGATGGTCACTATCTGAAGATAAAAAGTTCATCACTTTCACCGACAAGAACAAGATTGGCAAGCTCAAGTTTGTCGGTACTCGCGATTTACACTTCTACCAAAAAACCGAGATTCAGCGAGTTAGATTAATCAAGCGTGCTGATGGCTATTACTGTCAGTTTGTGATTAGCTCAAACCTAGCAACTGAAGAGGATCAGCCCACGGGAAAGTGCATCGGTATAGATATGGGATTAGCTCATTTCTACACCGATAGCAACGGTGAAAAGGCGGAAAATCCTCGTCACCTTAGAAAGTCAGAGAAAAGATTAAAATATCTTCAGTGTCGAGTTTATAAGAAGGTAAAAGGCTCCAAGAATAAAAAGAAAGCGATTAACCAATTAGGTAGAAAACATCTAAAAGTCTCCCGCCAGCGTAAAGACTTTGCGGTGAAATTGGCAAGGTGCGTAATGAAATCTAATGATTTTGTGGCTTACGAAGACTTGAAGATTAAAAACATGGTAAAAAATCACAGTTTAGCTAAATCAATCAGTGATGTATCTTGGGGGATATTCAAGGAGTGGTTACAATACTATGCCTTAAAGTTTGGTAAGGTAGTTGTAGCGGTTTCACCTCACTACACATCCCAAGAATGTTCAAATTGTGGCGCAATAGTGAAGAAAACCCTATCAGTCCGTACCCATATTTGTAAATGTGGGTGTATTTTAGACAGGGACGAAAATGCTGCCATTAACATTCTGATGAAAGCTCTGAAACTGATGGGGTATATAACAAATACGGTAGGGCATACCGAAATTAACGCTTGGGGAGAGAAGACCCTCTACTTGGATCTGGAAACAGTCCTTAAGCAAGGTCGCTCAATGAACCAAGAATCCCACCGCCTTTAG